The Mycolicibacterium doricum genome includes a region encoding these proteins:
- a CDS encoding SCO6745 family protein, whose protein sequence is MRRRPDLARRLFDRIEPVHAVTYFAPESRSALEGLGYRGFWMGYFAARSAPLGRVPADVVTAIFYNFTPERVGKALPAAWEVAPPEAALKARERSAVAALGRCGVGYDERVRTAAALTAKAARDLPVDGRPLYAANKSLDWPEDPVAVLWHATTLLREHRGDGHVAVLAAAGLSGRECNVLHAAAGRVPREMIMRSRDYDDDQWQHHTDRLAERGLLDPTGALTSSGQAFKQQIEDSTDALALSALDALDDDETETLFQTLTPVTRAVIAAEIVPIATPMGLSRDDLED, encoded by the coding sequence GTGAGGAGACGCCCGGACCTGGCCCGCCGCCTGTTCGACCGCATCGAACCCGTGCACGCCGTCACGTATTTCGCCCCCGAATCCCGTTCGGCCCTCGAGGGACTCGGCTACCGCGGATTCTGGATGGGATACTTCGCCGCGCGGTCTGCACCGCTGGGCCGGGTTCCCGCCGACGTGGTGACCGCGATCTTCTACAACTTCACCCCTGAACGGGTCGGCAAGGCGCTACCCGCCGCGTGGGAGGTCGCTCCGCCGGAGGCGGCGCTGAAGGCCAGGGAGCGGTCGGCGGTGGCGGCTCTCGGCCGGTGCGGTGTGGGTTACGACGAACGGGTTCGCACTGCAGCCGCCCTGACCGCGAAGGCGGCGCGCGATCTGCCCGTGGACGGTCGACCGCTGTACGCGGCGAACAAGTCACTGGATTGGCCTGAAGACCCCGTCGCCGTCCTCTGGCACGCGACCACCCTGCTGCGCGAGCACCGCGGCGACGGGCACGTCGCCGTGCTGGCCGCCGCCGGATTGAGCGGCCGTGAGTGCAATGTGCTGCACGCTGCCGCTGGCCGGGTGCCGCGCGAGATGATCATGCGCAGCCGCGATTACGACGACGACCAGTGGCAGCACCACACCGACCGCCTGGCGGAGCGGGGTCTGCTCGACCCCACCGGCGCGCTCACTTCGTCAGGGCAGGCGTTCAAACAGCAGATCGAGGACTCGACCGATGCGCTGGCGCTCAGTGCTCTGGACGCCCTCGACGACGACGAGACCGAGACGCTATTCCAGACGCTGACGCCGGTTACCCGTGCGGTCATCGCCGCGGAGATCGTCCCCATCGCCACTCCGATGGGGCTGTCCCGCGACGATCTCGAGGACTGA
- a CDS encoding RDD family protein: protein MTTGDYPPQPGQPQYGPQSQYGQQPPYGQPGGYPPHAGGQVPGSLGMRFLARLIDGIVVGIVGGLLIALTDSMSNFWVTGLFTGVLSFLYYVVFEVTQGWTPGKKLLGMSVRGPGGAAKPSASQSAIRNLFTLLPIIPFIGGLLGVIAIIVIAVTINSSPTKQGKHDEMAGGTQVVKG from the coding sequence AGCCGCAGTATGGCCCCCAATCGCAGTACGGGCAGCAGCCGCCGTACGGCCAGCCCGGCGGCTACCCGCCGCACGCTGGCGGACAGGTACCCGGCAGCCTCGGGATGCGTTTCCTGGCCCGGTTGATCGACGGCATCGTCGTCGGCATCGTCGGCGGTCTGCTGATCGCACTGACCGATTCGATGTCCAACTTCTGGGTCACCGGCCTGTTCACCGGGGTGCTGTCGTTCCTGTACTACGTCGTCTTCGAGGTGACGCAGGGCTGGACGCCGGGTAAGAAGCTGCTGGGGATGAGCGTGCGCGGTCCCGGCGGTGCGGCCAAGCCCTCGGCGTCCCAGTCGGCCATTCGCAACTTGTTCACGCTGCTGCCCATCATCCCGTTCATCGGTGGCCTGCTCGGCGTCATCGCGATCATAGTGATCGCGGTGACCATCAACAGCAGCCCGACCAAGCAGGGCAAGCACGACGAGATGGCCGGCGGCACGCAGGTGGTCAAGGGTTGA